One Papaver somniferum cultivar HN1 unplaced genomic scaffold, ASM357369v1 unplaced-scaffold_135, whole genome shotgun sequence genomic window, attctcttccgagaattctaaaagagagtaatgggaagaaggttccaattgttcctaaacgcactcagaagtggatatcaaagaaagtcgatgatgttttgagtgtgaaaagaaaagatctcccagaaaattccatgactatggagaaggcaatatccatgatgttgaaacttaacaagttttttcggaaaatggaattggatgtgaaaggttctaaaagcgatctctttcatgataatccaaaggtcacctGTGGTGAGAAAGATATTGTTcatcccaacacaacttgattgtgttgtaagtgcatcctcaccaaggaatgccctgttatgtatacggtgagggaagcacgagaattggggcacacaaattatgttcggtaaggctttagaattcaactggattcatctaaaaaggtatgtctataaacttgaacaagatttgtgtttttatttgcttagagaacttataatgattcacgtacctttcttatcgttcttttctacctcacttgatctgtgtttaaggtttgcaaataatagttcgggatgtttgaacTTCTTGGTACAccaaccaggtatgcataacatcatttaaaatcaaaatccagggatttaggttcgcaaacccgtatgcatacttgacgtcgatattcggtaaacttgttttggtcgtaacttcttcgtccgaactcggagtgACCTCATTATAtgcactctcttcctctttgaattctcttcaaaatggagatgagaaaccttgaatttggatgagttaagattggtatttgtcccatctcttgtttttgagtattttgctccgtttcgttacacttgttccacttctcttggacttgggcacttggattcttggagaacCACTCTTATaatctcatttgtagcttttacaagaatgttgttggtgaatcacaaagaagaaagtttaagatgggcagtagtacgtattactatgagattcttgaatgtgcACAATTATCttgtgtgaactatgatgcatggtctttattgactttgtatgttcttcttttttaagaaaatctttttatacgcctttggtagctattcttggtgtaaatccgggcgaaaaagattgattctaccctttaaggacaaatcatcttatatgtgcattacgagtttgtcttgatgcctaggaaacttcttatgagaatttattcttgtttttgagaaggattactagagtttggaaaagccactattgtgattacacatatctatgtctaacgattttcatcttcaatgtttaaGATTTAttaaggatgatgttattgcagtattaatctgtttgattttgaagtattgcaatatttttatgggatatgtattgtttgcgtccgtgaacttgaaggtcccatatggtgtcaaaagtaaagtcgttcataaattggtattcgtattgatgaaaggacgaatgaacttttgacaaatacaaaatttatgcgtatgcagtcatttatttgattgaaaataggataaaatcttttgtgtgacaaggataaagtctattatgtcattatgcaaatagtgatggaaaaatagaatagatccttgtatgtatttcacagtaatgatcatcactgatccatatcttatgtattactgtgaggctccgtaatgtgtcttatgtcgagcacgatacaactaagttgattattttgtgattaactttgttggttgttccgtaaggtactttatgtcgagcatctttgaactaaattaatcatcttggttggttatttaattatttgctccgaaagtattcttttgtcgagcaaaacaattgacaattaaatttattacttctgtaattagtttggttttgttttccaattagattaattataggttctcttgtaattagtctagttgagtattcatatattccacaagtccttgtgttgagtatatgaacggctatactaatcatgttctattggttaatgtagtcgtatactccgtaaggttttccttatgttgagtatgtgaacgattaagttagtcatctccgtatgattaccttagtcgtagctccgtaagtttacttatgttgagcacaatcaattaaattgatcacttttctggtttgatttagttgcgtattccaattaaattaatcatggttttacttgtgattaatttgattgagttttgggtatagaaaatcattcctatggttttggtgtccaattaaaaatccttcttttctttcgaaattaaggtcgctcttgttgttctttcaggaatgacatcaaatggggagagttcttttgaacttgtgcttaatggtaatatcttgcggggtgtgcggctatggaattttataggggttatcttgtatcttaaaactccttgatgaatgcatttagcttcggatttatgattgcatccaaattaagttggtatgtatttttttcttttagtctattaaacgtctcttctcggaaatttcattaggatcccgttcttgtacctttgccaattttattgacaaaaaggagagaattaatatgtagttctactacatatacttatggttttcggatcattgtgtaagggggagtggtttccatgtgagatggagtattgactaagggggagtgatacatatcaccgtagtattattgttgaagtcgtgatgcaattggactttgatgttacataataatactatttcAACGTATAaggatgatcgagaatctcgatttttctcattgttatagctacggatcttcaacaacggtgatgctaaacttacaacctttgggatcattggagtacttggaaggacgaagatttcagggaacgttgaagattagactatggaataggagccattaaagtttaacttttttgtattccatatgtattaatagttttgtcactaaaattgacaaagggggagattgttagagcatagctcggtcgacctcgcatgcattgctatatcaagcatgtttgtcaatgttagtgatcaaaactatgagtcttgatttctagtccacatagctaagtctcggactaggatagaaaagtgcagttgagctcaaggacttcatggcgattcatcatacaacgacgaagatctactcaaggaaccgtggaacttcattaacaaaaaggtatgtggagacttgaacttatctatcactcaaaagtctgtctattctatctcctacttcttatgagacaaaagtcgtatgctatatagactggatcatacacattttatatttcgagccgagtatatctcgcctatctatatctcgaaatcatgtgttggtaaagcgtttcgctttgatcaggtttatcttcacctagtgacgaaagtcataatgtttcaatcactttgaaaatcgctttgacgagaaatattgtaacaactatataacgtcctctaagaatgtttcaatggttggaatgagagtttaggacaacataactaatgatggatataagcattatgtggtaacacatatgtgcataagtcttattccttaatccgaagtttgcgaacttttgttgattgagagaaaccggaggaattggcttttccaagtccgcgaactcagtccgcgaactgacggaagttctcttaccgagaatttctgctgagatttccaaaaactcgtttgcgtgtttagtccgcgaactggtggaagtctctttgccgagattttctgctgagtttggaaaactctaccggttgccttaagtccgcgaacttgtttgcgaacttgagtgggttatgatctaaagatgtgctctgaacatgaaacttaaattactaaggaatgcagtatacataccgtggctataaagttcatgagccggttcaatcgaatcaaatcatctttgtttcaactgtgtcttgtgtagttacataagatctcatagcaattgaaaaactccctaactagttcatttgagtcaattgaactagttatggtgaagaagaacaaggttaatatgaaatgctcatatggttaaccttttgggttactatgttgaaccaacatacacgtacacgtttgggcacggttttcacaaacccagtaaacgtatatctcaagtgtgtgtgacaagctaagttttcgatctaacagttgagaaatattagcttgaatctaaatcaggttttcatctaacggtgaatattgatttctttgtacctaaggaaaaaccctgatttgaagactatataaaggagacatctagcattgggcaaaactaatcaccacacgtctgtgtgatactagtgcgctcgctagagtcgattctcctttaacctttggttttcttctgtaaaaccaggttaacgacttaaagacttcattgggattgtgaagccagaccgatactgcttttatcgtagttgtgtgatctgatcttgcatcttctatcgtacgagtacaatttcattgattggcttgagatcgtgagagttctacgaaaagcaagataaagaagtcacaaacatcttcgtctcactgtttgtgattcctcgacgtcctcttttttatacaagtaagactgttgagaggtgattgattaatctaggtttttcttcgggaatataagaccggaatatcaattggttcactttgatttcatatcataagacggaacaaaaacctagggttcttctgtgggagacagatttatcctttgataaacttttttgtgtgagatagatttttttattatcaagtctgcgattttgggttgcaacaactcttagttgtgggtgagatcagctaagggaatcaagtgcgcagtgtcctgctgggatcagaggcgtagggagtacaactgtaccttgaattagtgggagactgattggggttcaactatagtctagtctagtccgaagttatcttgtagtaggctagtgtttgtagcgtcttaatacagtgtgtattcaatctggactaggtcccgaggtttttctgcatttgttgtttcctcgttaacaaaatttctggtgtctgtgttatttcattttccgcattatattgtttatctttataattgaaataatacaggttgtgcgttaaagtttaatcgattagagatccgaccttgtggttattgatttcattgattaacacttggacattggtctttggtaccgcccaagttattccttgtatttgataaagactcactattgtttttagcttgagtaaaaatcaaatcaagagagagatattaactcctcgatatactttattctagattgagtctgactgtctagttgactctttattaaagtatattggagttattccatacagattgctaagtgaaatattgggtggtgttgttagacccccgctttttcagattgcaGAAATCGAAGTATTAGCAGTTGCATCTAATGAAAAAGAAGAGACTGTTGCAGGTCAAATGGGAGTTGTATTCTTTTATCTTCTTGAAACAGGGTTTTGAAGAAGGAGATTAATTCATCTGCAATCGCATTTGGGTTAGTGATCCATTGTCCATTATTTGTTTGTAGACTCGAGATATTATTTTTTCTTCTACGTTGCTGAACAAATAAGTaaaattgttttgaattttgatctCCAGTTTTCAACCATGTATTCTTCATCCGTTGTTCCCAATAGGTAGATTCCATAATTATATACTCATTTAGCTGATCTGAAGTTATCTTTTCCTGTTGAAGTGTGGCAACCGTAGGATTGAGCCCTTGAAGATGAAGTAACTTCTTCTTTAACTTGTagattttattcttaatacatcATATTCCTTTTTTactccaacttttaagaaaagtaCCCAGAGAAGCTAACTATCCAATCAAATCATTTGAAAGATTAATATTCCATCTTTCTAAAACAACTTTAAGAAAATTTGGATGAGAGCACCAATAAGCTTCAAACCTATAAGAAGGAGGATTTCGCGGGATGTTTCTGCAAGTATTAAGAATAATTGTTGGGTGATCACTCGATAATCTTGGAAAATGAAAAACCCCTGAGCTTTCAAACATCAGACACCATTCTGGAGATGTTATAACTCTGTCTAGACATTGCCTAATTAAGCTCTGAAATTGTCTTCCATTTGTCCAAGTAAAAGCTGGACCAGAAAAAACCAAATCTAGAAGATGATTATCTCTGATGAAGTTATTGAAGTAAGTTATTGttccattcaaagattgatccCCTCCAAATTTTTCTCTAACTGAAGAAATGGCATTGAAGTCACTTACATAACATTTTGGACCCTCTACATGTTGAGAATATATAGACAGACTCTGCCAAAAGTTTCCCCTATCTAATCTATTTGGAGGGCCATAAACACAAAACAGGTTCCAACTTCGATAAGCACCATTCTGCTTCACTTGAAGATGAATCAAATTTTTGGAATATGATATAATCTCAGCATCAATATCATTCTGCCAAAGTAACCAGAGACCACCACTTCAACCAATAACAGAAACAACACAATGATTAGAATAACCAAGTTACGAAAAATTGGACCAGAAGCAGATTCAGATAATTTTGTTTCCGAAAGAAATACAATATTAGGTTTTGTACTTCTAAGGAATGACTGAAGTGCCTGAATTATTTGGTCATTTCCTAACCCCCAATAATTCCATGCAAACACTAACATGGACCATGCGGCCAATTAGGGCTAGCCGCCACCGCCCATTGATCATCTGATTCCTCCTCTATTCTAGTAGCCATGTCTGATTGTGAAACTCTATAATTGATGTATGATCCATCCTGTATTTATTTAGCGCCACTTGAATCTCTGACGGGAGCTGGTTCCGAAACAGAGGCATTGTGAAGTTCTCTAGCCATCGATTTTCATTCACGCCTCCTGGTAATCTTGTTTGATTGTCCGGGATTccataaaactcgtccactatCACTATACTGTGATTTTAGGTTTGTCCTGGATACAAGTTTATGAGTATTCTCATTAACTGATTTACTGGAAACCTCAGTTGAAGAAGATTTAATCTTTTTTGTTACAAATTGAAAGGATTCTGCTACTTGTAGAGACTGAGAACTGTTGTAATTGTAATGAGAGGAAGAATGTTGTTTTTCAACCACTACGGATTTTCCTAATTAATCAACAATTCTgatttattattggataaagtgtattacattaactagttggaagcctaacaagctaagctccaacaatatACTACTGCACTAactgaacaggttgttgtgctagcctaccagcgagcctcatgggtaacctattcAAGGGATCCGAAGCGGGTGAGGGATGAGATTGTTTCACAAGGGGAGCAAACTAACTCTACATTTCatgttaatttatgcaatattacgccattgggggctcgaacctgggacctcatggaacgcatgaaactttggggaacggggatgaaCAGCTGAGCTAGGCAACCATTTGTTTTTTGTATTATTAT contains:
- the LOC113333883 gene encoding uncharacterized protein LOC113333883, with product MARELHNASVSEPAPNDIDAEIISYSKNLIHLQVKQNGAYRSWNLFCVYGPPNRLDRGNFWQSLSIYSQHVEGPKCYVSDFNAISSVREKFGGDQSLNGTITYFNNFIRDNHLLDLVFSGPAFTWTNGRQFQSLIRQCLDRVITSPEWCLMFESSGVFHFPRLSSDHPTIILNTCRNIPRNPPSYRFEAYWCSHPNFLKVVLERWNINLSNDLIG